A section of the Neisseria dumasiana genome encodes:
- a CDS encoding YadA family autotransporter adhesin produces MNHKNVHTNVKPRLLAVSVAAGLMVLASGAQANVAYVTGTKSSVDYVSVGGATNNPNPSANGNKDSLGASGRYGVAVGWNAAAKDQSTIAIGTGTNANLNAGVAIGSLAQSNGVAATALGGQANAGAYASTAIGRQAKSTGGSSTAVGTNAAASASYAAGFGGGAQASGNFATALGSQSKATDVSATAVGSSANASGIAATSVGANAQASAVASTALGNAAKASGANAVAIGRNSNASSANSIAQGTSAQATALNAVAIGNGAVSSHAGSVALGSASRTAPAQGTNSATVGSLTYGGFAGTAPVGTVSVGSSGAERTVTNVAAGRITANSTDAINGSQLHSLSEKVNQNGGNITNINNQITNINNRVGDLDKDLRAGIAGATAIGFLQRPNEAGKSLVSAAVGGYKNQQALALGYAHNSDNNKWSTKFGVGVNTRKDVNWGASLGYQW; encoded by the coding sequence ATGAACCATAAAAATGTTCACACCAATGTTAAACCCCGTCTGCTGGCAGTTTCTGTTGCAGCCGGTTTGATGGTTTTAGCTTCTGGCGCACAAGCCAATGTGGCTTATGTAACCGGCACCAAAAGCAGTGTCGATTATGTGAGCGTAGGCGGCGCAACCAATAACCCTAACCCCTCTGCAAACGGCAATAAAGACAGCTTGGGCGCAAGCGGCCGTTACGGCGTGGCCGTCGGCTGGAATGCTGCGGCCAAAGACCAAAGCACCATCGCCATCGGCACCGGCACCAATGCCAATCTGAACGCCGGCGTTGCCATCGGTTCTTTGGCACAATCTAACGGCGTTGCCGCTACCGCTTTGGGCGGTCAGGCCAATGCCGGTGCTTACGCCTCTACCGCTATCGGCCGTCAAGCCAAATCTACCGGCGGTTCGAGCACTGCCGTAGGTACTAATGCCGCTGCCTCTGCTTCTTACGCTGCCGGTTTCGGCGGCGGCGCCCAAGCCAGCGGAAACTTTGCAACTGCTTTGGGCAGCCAATCTAAAGCAACCGATGTAAGCGCTACCGCTGTCGGCAGCAGCGCGAATGCCAGCGGAATCGCTGCAACCAGCGTAGGCGCAAACGCCCAAGCCTCTGCAGTGGCTTCAACTGCTTTGGGTAACGCTGCCAAAGCAAGCGGTGCCAATGCCGTTGCCATCGGTCGCAATTCCAACGCTTCTTCTGCCAACAGCATTGCCCAAGGCACCAGCGCCCAAGCAACTGCTTTGAATGCCGTTGCCATCGGTAACGGTGCGGTATCGTCTCACGCCGGTTCGGTAGCTTTGGGTTCTGCCTCTAGAACTGCTCCTGCCCAAGGCACAAACAGCGCCACAGTAGGCTCGCTGACTTACGGCGGCTTTGCCGGTACTGCTCCTGTGGGTACGGTAAGCGTGGGTTCTTCAGGTGCCGAGCGTACCGTCACCAACGTAGCGGCAGGCCGCATTACGGCAAACAGCACCGATGCCATCAACGGCAGCCAACTGCACAGCCTGTCTGAAAAAGTAAACCAAAACGGCGGCAACATCACCAACATCAACAATCAAATCACCAACATCAACAACCGTGTGGGTGATTTGGACAAAGACCTGCGTGCGGGTATCGCCGGTGCTACTGCCATCGGCTTCCTGCAACGTCCGAACGAAGCCGGTAAGAGCTTGGTATCTGCCGCTGTGGGCGGTTACAAAAACCAACAGGCTTTGGCTTTGGGCTATGCGCACAACTCTGACAACAACAAGTGGTCTACCAAGTTCGGTGTGGGCGTAAACACCCGTAAAGACGTGAACTGGGGCGCCAGCTTGGGTTACCAGTGGTAA
- a CDS encoding outer membrane protein assembly factor BamE — protein sequence MKLSALILPLAAALTLAACGNLSKVSKDGMTDNPVWPNPEKTTFRHSGSQHGSWPNWDNVRQIEAGMNKDQIYNLIGRPHFNEGQYFVREWDYLFNYREDGQHKTCQYKILFDKKMNAQSFFWLPEGCGPKAKAPEVVREVIIREVETSPKRIRQ from the coding sequence ATGAAACTGTCTGCATTGATTTTACCTCTGGCAGCTGCACTGACACTGGCAGCTTGCGGCAACCTGAGCAAAGTAAGCAAAGACGGCATGACCGACAACCCGGTATGGCCCAACCCTGAAAAAACCACTTTCCGCCACAGCGGTTCGCAACACGGCTCTTGGCCCAACTGGGATAACGTGCGCCAAATCGAAGCCGGTATGAACAAAGACCAGATCTACAACCTGATCGGCCGCCCGCACTTCAACGAAGGCCAATACTTCGTGCGCGAGTGGGACTACCTGTTCAACTACCGCGAAGACGGCCAACACAAAACTTGCCAATACAAAATCTTGTTTGACAAGAAAATGAACGCACAAAGCTTCTTCTGGCTGCCGGAAGGCTGCGGCCCGAAAGCCAAAGCACCCGAAGTTGTGCGCGAAGTGATCATCCGCGAAGTGGAAACTTCTCCGAAGCGCATCCGCCAATAA
- a CDS encoding murein L,D-transpeptidase, with translation MMKTVAVIAAVLLGLSVHAQAGSTPHLKRKAVVHTDRAELCLENNRCYPVLIGKTTPKGTFDLNIVKTNWRGYGGDVMKFKEEGDFMFAVHRVWTLKPEERRLERIASSRVKDRIMTNGCINVTDDVYEKLKAYFVLEVL, from the coding sequence GTGATGAAAACTGTTGCAGTTATTGCCGCCGTGCTGCTCGGCCTGAGCGTTCATGCTCAGGCGGGCAGCACGCCGCATTTGAAGCGTAAAGCGGTGGTGCATACCGACAGGGCGGAATTGTGTTTGGAAAACAACCGCTGCTACCCTGTGTTAATCGGTAAAACCACACCCAAGGGTACGTTCGACCTGAATATCGTCAAAACCAACTGGCGCGGCTATGGCGGCGATGTGATGAAATTCAAAGAAGAAGGCGACTTTATGTTCGCCGTTCACCGCGTGTGGACGCTCAAACCCGAAGAGCGGCGTTTGGAAAGAATCGCTTCTTCGCGAGTAAAAGACCGTATCATGACCAACGGCTGCATCAATGTAACCGATGATGTTTACGAAAAACTCAAAGCCTATTTCGTGCTCGAAGTATTGTAA
- the betT gene encoding choline BCCT transporter BetT encodes MHSAPNSTAADAPKLAVNKTVFTAASVISIALILFTILFPEIGENVLGSSLRWVSDHFGWYYMLVVAAYSIFSLFVGFSRYGDIKLGKDQDKPDFPFLAWAAMLFSAGIGIDLLFFGASEPLAHYLTPNTGEGGTPEAAREALSQTFLHWGLHGWGIYALIGMALAYFAYRKDMPLALRSALVPVFGQKRTDGWLGNTVDTFGVVCTLLGIATSLGIGVLQANAGLSHVFGIPASQFVQAAIIISVVVVAGLSAMSGVERGVRRLSEINMLGATFLLIALLVMGSSVFLLNALTENIGDYFQTLLGKTFQVYAYTGEKGAEWKSAWTIFFWAWWVAWAPFVGLFIARISRGRTLREFVFGVMFIPLGFIFAWFSIFGNSAIELVSNGAVELGKTALENPAMGMFALFEHYPLASLWSFLAVIIGLIFFVTSADSGALVLANLSSRNLASGADAPIWLRLFWAAATGLITLGLLFAGGFSSLQSVSVVAGLPFSLVLVVYMISMWICLRQEGNKRKATQIDKAMVLDDGRNWRNRLSRLVDFPSAKTALRFMIKTLQPAMLEVAHELQEKGIETKLTEDKEKHVFKLEVLHGEEVDFLYEVRLIEAIKPVFALGQAGNIAPRSEQDKYYRAEVFLSEGSQDYDIVGYTKEQIIIDILNQYERHMQFLHFER; translated from the coding sequence ATGCACAGTGCACCCAATTCCACGGCGGCAGACGCGCCCAAGCTGGCGGTGAACAAAACCGTTTTCACCGCCGCTTCGGTGATTTCTATCGCTCTGATTCTGTTTACCATTCTGTTTCCGGAAATCGGCGAAAACGTGCTCGGCAGCTCGCTGCGCTGGGTATCCGATCATTTCGGCTGGTATTACATGCTGGTAGTGGCGGCATATTCGATTTTTTCGCTGTTTGTCGGCTTTTCCCGCTACGGCGACATCAAGCTGGGCAAAGATCAAGACAAACCCGATTTCCCTTTTTTAGCGTGGGCGGCGATGTTGTTTTCGGCGGGCATCGGCATTGATTTGCTGTTTTTCGGCGCGTCCGAACCGCTGGCACACTATCTCACGCCCAATACCGGCGAAGGCGGCACGCCCGAAGCGGCGCGTGAGGCCTTGTCGCAAACCTTTCTGCATTGGGGGCTGCACGGTTGGGGCATCTACGCCTTAATCGGTATGGCTTTGGCTTATTTCGCCTACCGTAAAGACATGCCGCTGGCTCTGCGCAGCGCATTGGTGCCGGTGTTCGGCCAAAAACGCACCGACGGCTGGCTGGGCAATACGGTGGATACGTTCGGTGTGGTGTGTACGCTGTTGGGTATCGCCACCAGCTTGGGTATCGGCGTATTGCAGGCGAATGCGGGTTTGAGCCATGTGTTCGGTATTCCCGCCAGCCAGTTTGTGCAGGCGGCCATTATCATTTCAGTGGTGGTGGTGGCGGGGCTGTCGGCCATGTCGGGCGTGGAACGCGGCGTGCGGCGGTTGTCTGAAATCAATATGCTGGGTGCAACCTTTTTGCTGATTGCGCTGCTGGTGATGGGTTCGTCGGTTTTTCTGCTGAACGCGCTCACCGAAAACATCGGCGATTATTTCCAAACCCTGCTTGGCAAAACCTTTCAAGTGTATGCCTACACGGGCGAGAAAGGCGCGGAATGGAAATCGGCTTGGACGATTTTCTTCTGGGCGTGGTGGGTGGCGTGGGCGCCGTTTGTCGGCCTGTTTATCGCCCGCATTTCGCGCGGCCGCACCCTGCGCGAATTTGTGTTCGGCGTGATGTTTATCCCGCTCGGCTTTATCTTTGCGTGGTTCTCGATTTTCGGCAACAGCGCGATCGAATTGGTGAGCAACGGCGCGGTCGAGTTGGGCAAAACCGCGTTGGAAAACCCGGCAATGGGCATGTTTGCACTGTTTGAACATTATCCGCTCGCTTCGCTGTGGTCGTTTCTGGCGGTGATTATCGGGCTGATTTTCTTTGTGACTTCGGCCGATTCGGGAGCGCTGGTGTTGGCAAATCTGAGTTCGCGCAATCTGGCTTCAGGTGCCGACGCGCCGATTTGGCTGCGTTTGTTCTGGGCGGCGGCCACCGGCCTGATTACGCTCGGCCTGCTGTTTGCCGGCGGTTTCAGCTCGCTGCAATCGGTGTCGGTGGTGGCAGGGTTGCCGTTCTCGCTGGTGTTGGTGGTGTATATGATTTCGATGTGGATCTGCCTGCGCCAAGAAGGCAATAAACGCAAAGCCACGCAAATCGACAAAGCGATGGTGCTCGACGACGGCCGCAACTGGCGCAACCGCTTGAGCCGTTTGGTTGATTTTCCCAGTGCGAAAACCGCTTTGCGCTTTATGATCAAAACGCTGCAACCGGCCATGCTCGAAGTGGCGCACGAGTTACAGGAAAAAGGCATTGAAACCAAGCTTACGGAAGATAAAGAAAAACATGTATTCAAGCTGGAAGTGCTGCACGGCGAAGAAGTGGATTTTCTTTATGAAGTGCGGCTGATAGAAGCCATCAAACCCGTGTTTGCACTCGGTCAGGCCGGTAATATCGCGCCCAGAAGCGAACAGGATAAATATTATCGCGCCGAGGTGTTTTTGAGCGAAGGCAGTCAGGATTACGATATCGTCGGCTACACCAAAGAGCAGATTATTATCGACATTCTGAACCAATACGAACGGCACATGCAGTTCCTGCACTTCGAGCGTTGA